In Hasllibacter sp. MH4015, the following proteins share a genomic window:
- a CDS encoding ABC transporter ATP-binding protein, whose protein sequence is MTQTNPYQNDRGNKDRSLGHSHGVGTAEPVRSGGAARVAEAAEAFLIGEAMTGGYGSGADILHACTIAVNPGEIAVIVGPNGAGKSTAMKAVFGMLNLREGRVVLDGEDISELSPQARVAKGMGFVPQTSNIFTSMSVEENLEMGAFIRRDDIRTTMEQVYDLFPILRDKRKQAAGELSGGQRQQVAVGRALMTKPKVLMLDEPTAGVSPIVMDELFDRIIEVSRTGIPILMVEQNARQALEIADKGYVLVQGRNGYTGTGKELLADPEVRKSFLGG, encoded by the coding sequence ATGACCCAGACCAATCCCTACCAGAATGACCGCGGCAACAAGGACCGGTCCTTGGGCCATTCCCACGGCGTCGGCACCGCGGAACCGGTGCGCTCCGGCGGTGCGGCGCGTGTAGCGGAGGCGGCGGAGGCGTTCTTGATCGGGGAGGCTATGACCGGCGGCTACGGCTCGGGCGCGGATATCCTGCATGCCTGCACCATCGCCGTTAATCCCGGCGAGATCGCGGTGATCGTCGGACCGAACGGCGCCGGGAAATCCACCGCGATGAAGGCCGTCTTCGGCATGCTCAACCTGCGCGAGGGGCGCGTCGTGCTAGATGGGGAGGATATCTCAGAGCTTTCGCCCCAGGCACGCGTCGCCAAGGGCATGGGGTTCGTGCCGCAGACCTCCAACATCTTCACCTCCATGAGCGTGGAGGAAAACCTGGAGATGGGCGCCTTCATCCGCCGCGATGACATCCGCACCACGATGGAGCAGGTCTATGACCTTTTCCCAATCCTGCGCGACAAGCGCAAACAGGCCGCCGGGGAGCTCAGCGGTGGTCAACGCCAGCAGGTCGCCGTGGGCCGCGCGCTCATGACAAAACCGAAGGTTTTGATGCTTGATGAGCCAACGGCGGGTGTCTCCCCCATCGTGATGGACGAACTTTTCGACCGGATCATCGAAGTGTCGCGAACCGGTATTCCGATATTGATGGTTGAACAGAACGCCCGCCAAGCGTTGGAAATCGCCGACAAGGGCTATGTCCTCGTGCAGGGGCGCAACGGCTATACCGGCACAGGGAAGGAGCTTCTGGCCGATCCGGAGGTCCGCAAGAGCTTCCTGGGCGGTTGA
- a CDS encoding branched-chain amino acid ABC transporter permease has product MDVLNAIVALANFVIIPATAYGAQLALGALGVTLIYGILRFSNFAHGDTMAFGTMVTIFVTWGFQAAGIGFGPLPTALLALPFGIAATALLAIGTDATVYRFYRTQKAKPVIFVIASLGVMFIMNGIVRFLIGVDDQRFADGERFIIGARDFREMTGLEEGLAFRTTQGITIVVAIIAVVLLFWFLNRTRTGKSMRAFSDNEDLALLSGINPERVVLITWIIVAALATTAGVLYGLDKSFKPFTYFQLLLPIFASAIVGGLGNPLGAILGGFLIAFSEVGVTYAFRKVVGYLGPEDWQPEGLLQLLSTDYKFAVSFGILLIVLLFKPTGIMKGKSV; this is encoded by the coding sequence GTGGACGTCCTGAACGCCATCGTCGCATTGGCGAATTTCGTCATCATCCCCGCCACGGCCTACGGCGCGCAACTGGCGCTCGGCGCTCTTGGCGTGACCCTGATCTACGGGATTTTGCGGTTCTCCAACTTCGCCCATGGCGACACGATGGCTTTCGGCACCATGGTCACGATTTTCGTGACATGGGGATTCCAGGCCGCAGGCATCGGGTTCGGCCCCCTGCCCACGGCGCTTCTGGCCCTGCCCTTCGGCATCGCGGCCACGGCCCTGCTGGCGATCGGGACGGATGCCACCGTCTATCGCTTCTACCGCACCCAGAAGGCCAAGCCGGTGATCTTCGTGATCGCCTCGCTCGGCGTGATGTTCATCATGAACGGCATCGTCCGCTTCCTGATCGGCGTCGACGACCAGCGTTTTGCGGATGGGGAGCGGTTCATCATCGGCGCACGGGACTTTCGCGAGATGACGGGGCTTGAGGAGGGTCTTGCGTTCCGGACCACCCAAGGCATCACCATCGTCGTCGCCATCATCGCCGTGGTCCTGCTGTTCTGGTTCCTCAACCGCACCCGCACCGGCAAGTCGATGCGCGCCTTTTCCGATAACGAGGATCTGGCGCTATTATCAGGCATCAACCCCGAACGGGTCGTGCTCATCACGTGGATCATCGTGGCGGCGCTGGCGACCACGGCGGGTGTGCTTTACGGCCTCGACAAGTCATTCAAACCCTTCACCTACTTCCAGCTGCTCCTGCCGATCTTCGCCTCGGCCATCGTGGGCGGGCTCGGCAACCCGCTCGGCGCAATCCTCGGCGGCTTTCTCATCGCGTTTTCCGAGGTCGGCGTGACCTACGCCTTCCGCAAGGTCGTGGGCTATCTCGGGCCGGAGGATTGGCAGCCCGAGGGGCTCCTGCAATTGCTCAGCACCGATTACAAATTCGCCGTGTCCTTCGGCATCCTCCTGATCGTGCTCCTGTTCAAACCCACCGGCATCATGAAGGGGAAATCGGTATGA
- a CDS encoding branched-chain amino acid ABC transporter permease: MSDAANTQTPASSINAKNILLFALVALLFVGTGFVQSWNTALTIFNMGLISAIMALGVNMQWGYAGLFNVGVMGFVALGGLAAVLVSSDPVPEAWALGGPRILLGLVLGAATILAAILAYSRLPAGRLRMLAILVILIGGFAIYRAVIGPGVEAVEAYEPASTGFLGGLGLPVVLAWPVGGLLAAGAAWIIGKTALGLRSDYLAIATLGIAEIIIAILKNEDWLARGVKNVTGIPRPVPYEVDLQASESFLNFANSLGADPVSASTITVKLAYAGLFIVVLGVLIWLVEKAWNSPWGRMMRAIRDNEVSASAMGKDVKARHLQIFILGSAVCGLAGAMMTTLDSQLVPGTYQPLRFTFLIWVMVIVGGSGNNWGAVLGGFLIWWLWVQVEPLGLLLLQGLTAGMEEGAFLREHLLDSAAHMRLLTMGIILLLVLRFSPRGLIPER; the protein is encoded by the coding sequence ATGAGCGACGCGGCCAATACCCAGACCCCCGCCTCCTCCATCAACGCCAAGAACATCCTGCTCTTCGCGTTGGTGGCGCTGCTGTTCGTCGGCACGGGCTTCGTGCAATCGTGGAACACCGCGCTCACGATTTTCAACATGGGCCTGATCTCGGCCATCATGGCGCTGGGTGTGAACATGCAATGGGGCTATGCGGGCCTGTTCAACGTGGGCGTTATGGGCTTTGTGGCCCTGGGCGGTCTTGCCGCCGTCCTCGTCTCCTCCGACCCGGTGCCGGAGGCGTGGGCCCTGGGCGGCCCGCGCATCCTTCTGGGCCTTGTCCTGGGCGCGGCTACCATCCTCGCCGCCATCCTCGCCTATTCCAGATTGCCCGCCGGCCGTCTTCGGATGCTCGCCATCCTCGTCATCCTGATCGGCGGCTTCGCGATCTACCGCGCGGTCATCGGACCGGGCGTCGAAGCGGTCGAAGCCTACGAGCCCGCCTCGACCGGTTTTCTTGGCGGCCTCGGCCTGCCGGTGGTCCTTGCCTGGCCCGTGGGCGGGCTTCTGGCTGCCGGAGCGGCGTGGATCATCGGCAAGACCGCCCTGGGCCTGCGGTCCGATTACCTCGCCATCGCCACCCTCGGCATCGCCGAGATCATCATCGCCATCCTCAAGAACGAGGATTGGCTGGCCCGTGGCGTCAAGAACGTCACCGGCATCCCCCGCCCCGTCCCTTATGAGGTTGATCTACAGGCCTCCGAAAGCTTCCTCAACTTCGCCAATTCCCTCGGGGCCGATCCGGTCAGCGCGTCGACCATCACCGTGAAACTCGCCTATGCGGGCCTCTTCATCGTCGTGCTCGGAGTGCTGATCTGGCTGGTCGAAAAGGCGTGGAATTCGCCCTGGGGCCGCATGATGCGCGCGATCCGCGACAACGAGGTCTCGGCATCCGCCATGGGCAAGGACGTGAAGGCGCGCCATTTGCAGATCTTCATCCTCGGCTCCGCCGTTTGCGGGCTGGCGGGCGCGATGATGACCACCCTCGACAGCCAGCTTGTCCCCGGCACCTACCAACCCCTGCGCTTCACTTTCCTGATCTGGGTGATGGTGATCGTGGGCGGATCGGGCAACAATTGGGGCGCGGTTCTGGGCGGCTTCCTGATCTGGTGGCTCTGGGTGCAGGTCGAACCGCTTGGCCTCCTGCTCCTACAAGGGCTGACCGCGGGGATGGAGGAAGGCGCCTTCCTGCGCGAACACCTTCTCGATTCAGCGGCCCATATGCGGCTTCTGACAATGGGGATCATCCTGCTTCTGGTCCTGCGGTTCAGTCCCCGCGGCCTGATCCCGGAACGGTAA